A genomic stretch from Cloacibacterium caeni includes:
- a CDS encoding AAA family ATPase: protein MQELNQAEDIKQLTEKVKEQNVYFSLLKKEINRAIIGQEYMVDRLLIGLLGNGHVLLEGVPGLAKTLAIKTLSEAVHGAFSRIQFTPDLLPADVIGTQIYNVKENDFSIKKGPVFANFVLADEINRAPAKVQSALLEVMQEKQVTIGDETMKLPTPFLVLATQNPIDQEGTYLLPEAQTDRFMLKCKIDYPEFEEERQVMRMVSTSDIPQIKPVISLEQIVEAKKIINQIYLDEKIEKYILDMVFATRFPEKYGLSELKNYISFGASPRASINLAIASRAYAFLKGRAFVIPEDVKAIAKDVLRHRIGLSFEAEAEDVDADAIVDKILGKVQAP, encoded by the coding sequence ATGCAAGAACTTAATCAAGCCGAAGATATTAAACAACTCACCGAAAAAGTAAAAGAACAGAACGTTTACTTTTCACTTTTGAAAAAGGAAATTAACAGAGCAATTATCGGACAAGAATACATGGTAGACAGACTTTTGATTGGTCTGTTAGGAAATGGTCACGTTTTGCTGGAAGGTGTTCCTGGTTTGGCAAAAACTTTAGCCATCAAAACCCTTTCAGAAGCGGTTCATGGAGCGTTTTCTAGAATTCAGTTTACGCCAGATTTATTGCCTGCAGACGTTATCGGTACTCAAATTTATAATGTGAAAGAAAACGATTTTTCCATTAAAAAAGGTCCTGTTTTTGCAAATTTTGTTTTGGCGGATGAAATCAACCGTGCTCCTGCAAAAGTGCAATCTGCACTTTTGGAAGTGATGCAAGAAAAACAAGTGACGATTGGTGATGAAACCATGAAATTGCCAACACCGTTTTTGGTTTTAGCGACCCAAAATCCAATTGATCAAGAAGGAACTTATCTTTTGCCAGAAGCGCAAACCGACCGTTTTATGCTGAAATGCAAAATTGATTATCCTGAATTTGAGGAAGAAAGACAAGTCATGAGAATGGTTTCTACTTCGGATATTCCTCAAATAAAACCCGTGATTTCTTTGGAACAAATTGTAGAAGCCAAGAAAATCATTAATCAAATTTATCTAGACGAAAAAATAGAAAAATATATTCTCGATATGGTTTTTGCAACCAGATTTCCAGAGAAATATGGACTTTCTGAACTGAAAAATTACATCAGTTTCGGTGCGTCACCTAGAGCTTCTATTAATTTGGCGATTGCTTCCAGAGCTTATGCTTTCTTAAAAGGAAGAGCATTCGTCATTCCTGAAGATGTAAAAGCGATTGCGAAAGATGTTCTCCGTCACAGAATTGGTTTAAGTTTCGAAGCAGAAGCAGAAGATGTAGATGCAGATGCAATTGTAGATAAAATTTTAGGAAAAGTTCAAGCGCCGTAA
- a CDS encoding DUF58 domain-containing protein yields the protein MQIKDIVKKVKQIEIRTRKRTENTLMGQYHSAFKGQGMAFAEVRPYQFGDDIRRIDWNKTARFKEPYVKVMEEERELTMMILVDISASMNYGTKIQLKRELVAEISASLGFSAAGNNDKVGLILFADKVYKVIPPQKGRKHILAIISTILTADYVQAETNIDAALEYMMHVFKKKSLAFLFSDFADEFDEKLLKIASKKHQLLGLRVFDEKDNEIPDVGYAFFRDIETGKQIWVNTSNQRWRYNYAEAQKQKIRHLREAFEKSSASFVEVKAEEDYTKILYNYFQKK from the coding sequence ATGCAAATAAAAGATATTGTAAAAAAAGTAAAACAAATAGAAATTCGTACTCGAAAGAGAACGGAAAATACTTTGATGGGGCAATATCACAGTGCTTTTAAAGGTCAAGGAATGGCTTTTGCAGAAGTTCGTCCGTATCAATTTGGAGATGATATCAGAAGAATTGATTGGAATAAAACCGCACGTTTCAAAGAACCTTATGTAAAGGTGATGGAAGAAGAACGAGAACTCACCATGATGATTTTGGTAGACATTTCTGCTTCTATGAATTATGGAACAAAAATTCAACTGAAACGTGAATTGGTGGCAGAAATTTCGGCAAGTTTAGGGTTTTCTGCGGCAGGAAATAATGATAAAGTGGGACTTATTTTGTTTGCGGATAAAGTGTATAAAGTAATTCCTCCACAGAAAGGTAGAAAACATATTTTAGCCATAATTTCCACGATTTTGACCGCAGATTATGTACAGGCAGAAACCAATATAGATGCGGCTTTAGAATATATGATGCATGTTTTCAAAAAGAAATCTTTGGCGTTTCTTTTTTCTGATTTTGCAGATGAATTTGACGAGAAATTATTGAAAATCGCTTCCAAAAAACATCAATTACTAGGTTTGAGGGTTTTTGACGAAAAAGACAATGAAATTCCAGATGTAGGTTATGCTTTTTTCAGAGATATAGAAACAGGAAAACAAATTTGGGTAAATACGTCTAACCAAAGATGGCGTTACAATTATGCAGAAGCTCAGAAACAAAAAATAAGACATCTGAGAGAAGCTTTTGAGAAAAGTTCTGCCAGTTTTGTAGAAGTAAAAGCAGAGGAAGATTATACCAAAATTTTGTATAATTATTTTCAGAAAAAATAG
- a CDS encoding BatD family protein — translation MKKLALLFIFVAQCFSAQTLSSNLSKEKIALGEKATFRVTINGLEGKDVISKPKNELLPFHLEETKDEINKTYDQYTRTIEFQVFEEGKFTIPELEFSINGAETIKTIPYEITVYNPVNADDQINDIMNNKQVDLGFSDYWEMYKWYILGGLVIFTSLFLFLSFFKNGVFRNSGKEKSPIHKTLQYLKNLEKKKYAEKGNYRMFYVELIDITRAFLVKQYHIPADVLLTDDLIDVMKHTNKISPENEKIVEEVFLRGDLVKFAKILPNQELMERDFIEIYEFVERSVTDIEAEHLREVH, via the coding sequence ATTAAAAAATTGGCTTTGTTGTTTATTTTTGTTGCTCAATGTTTTTCTGCGCAGACGCTTTCTTCTAATTTATCAAAAGAAAAAATTGCGCTAGGCGAAAAAGCAACCTTTCGAGTAACCATCAATGGTTTAGAAGGAAAAGATGTGATTTCTAAACCTAAAAATGAACTTTTGCCTTTTCATTTAGAAGAAACTAAAGACGAAATCAATAAAACATACGATCAATACACCAGAACTATAGAGTTTCAGGTTTTTGAGGAAGGGAAATTTACCATTCCAGAACTTGAGTTTTCTATAAATGGAGCAGAAACCATCAAAACGATTCCCTATGAAATCACGGTTTATAATCCAGTAAATGCAGATGATCAAATCAACGATATTATGAACAATAAGCAAGTTGATTTGGGTTTTAGTGATTATTGGGAAATGTATAAATGGTATATTTTAGGAGGTTTGGTGATTTTTACTTCCCTATTTTTATTTTTAAGTTTCTTCAAAAATGGGGTTTTCAGAAATTCGGGAAAAGAGAAAAGTCCGATTCATAAAACATTACAATATCTGAAAAATCTAGAAAAGAAAAAATACGCAGAAAAAGGTAATTACAGAATGTTTTATGTAGAGTTGATAGACATTACTAGAGCGTTTTTGGTAAAACAATATCATATTCCTGCAGATGTTTTGTTGACCGATGATTTAATCGATGTGATGAAACATACCAATAAAATTTCGCCTGAGAATGAAAAAATAGTGGAAGAGGTTTTCCTGAGAGGAGATTTGGTGAAATTTGCCAAAATCCTTCCGAATCAAGAATTAATGGAGCGTGATTTTATAGAAATTTATGAATTTGTAGAGCGTTCGGTTACAGACATTGAAGCAGAACATTTAAGAGAAGTGCATTAA
- a CDS encoding VWA domain-containing protein, which produces MNFEIDSPYFLLLFLLFIPLLIRDFSKKKNSGINVPTTRNMSVAGSFSWVQKFLQFSKYIILSALIIALARPRTYTIFSDRDETKGIDIFLAIDISPSMLAQDLEPDRITALKKIATDFVKKREGDRIGIVEYWGEGITKVPLTSDHQVVLDEIRDMSPNENLTGTAIGEGLSVAVNHLKDSKSKSKIIILMTDGVNTVPNAMPPQFAGELAKSYGIKVYTIGIGTNGFALFPQITSFGIQFFEQEVQIDEATLSEIATLTGGKYYRATSNTSLENVYNEINSLEKSKIKTNKIYNYEEYFRVFLWIALAFLLIDAVLRWRIFRIFN; this is translated from the coding sequence ATGAATTTTGAGATAGATAGTCCATATTTTTTATTGCTATTCTTGCTTTTTATTCCACTTTTGATAAGGGATTTTAGCAAGAAGAAAAATTCGGGAATCAATGTTCCGACTACCCGAAATATGTCTGTTGCAGGAAGTTTTTCTTGGGTTCAAAAATTTTTACAATTTTCTAAATACATCATTCTTTCTGCGCTGATTATTGCTTTGGCAAGACCTAGAACTTACACCATTTTTAGCGATAGAGACGAAACCAAAGGGATTGATATTTTCTTAGCGATTGACATTTCGCCAAGTATGTTGGCCCAAGATTTAGAGCCTGATAGAATTACAGCTTTGAAAAAAATTGCAACAGATTTTGTCAAAAAAAGGGAAGGCGATAGAATAGGAATTGTGGAATATTGGGGAGAAGGAATTACAAAAGTTCCGCTCACGTCTGACCATCAAGTGGTATTAGATGAAATTAGAGATATGAGTCCTAATGAAAATCTTACAGGAACAGCGATTGGAGAAGGACTTTCTGTAGCGGTAAATCATTTGAAAGACAGTAAGTCAAAGTCAAAAATCATTATTTTAATGACTGATGGCGTAAATACGGTTCCGAATGCGATGCCACCACAATTTGCAGGCGAATTGGCAAAATCTTACGGAATTAAAGTGTACACAATAGGAATAGGAACGAATGGTTTTGCGCTATTTCCGCAGATTACATCTTTTGGAATACAATTTTTCGAACAAGAAGTACAGATTGATGAAGCTACGCTTTCTGAAATTGCGACTTTAACAGGTGGAAAATATTACAGAGCTACTTCTAATACGAGTTTAGAAAATGTATATAACGAGATTAATTCTTTAGAAAAATCGAAAATTAAAACCAATAAAATTTACAATTACGAAGAATATTTCAGGGTTTTTCTTTGGATTGCCTTGGCGTTTTTATTGATAGATGCAGTTTTAAGATGGAGAATTTTCAGAATTTTTAATTAA